Proteins encoded within one genomic window of Chelatococcus sp. HY11:
- a CDS encoding sugar ABC transporter permease, with the protein MAEISLLRKVTHAPRHRAEGRSPGLSNTTREALWGYFFIAPWIIGFLLFSLGPILATMYLSLTHYDVVSAPRWAGLDNFSRMFFEDKEYWKTLAVTVEYSAIRVPLCIAVGLVLAMLINTQARGISIFRLALYLPAIVPLVAASILWLWLLNPQYGFINPTLRDTFGVIAPNWLRDENFALLAIISLSVWQIGHTMMIFLAGLQEIPRELYEAAELDGASAFQKTRFVTLSMLTPTIYFNLIIGIINSFQAFAAVFILTRGGPANETMVYIMYLYRRGIEYLEMGYASTMALVLVAIILSLTILIMKTSDKWVNYDRV; encoded by the coding sequence ATGGCCGAGATTTCTCTTCTTCGGAAGGTAACGCACGCTCCGCGCCATCGCGCAGAAGGGCGCTCGCCGGGGCTTAGCAATACGACACGAGAGGCGCTTTGGGGCTACTTTTTCATCGCCCCGTGGATCATCGGCTTCCTGCTTTTCTCCCTAGGGCCGATCCTCGCGACGATGTATCTCAGTCTGACGCACTATGATGTCGTCTCCGCACCGCGCTGGGCTGGTCTCGATAATTTCTCGCGCATGTTCTTCGAGGATAAGGAATACTGGAAGACGCTTGCGGTGACGGTCGAATATTCAGCGATACGGGTTCCGCTCTGCATCGCGGTAGGCTTGGTCCTGGCCATGTTGATCAACACGCAAGCACGTGGCATCAGTATTTTTCGCCTTGCGCTTTATCTGCCTGCCATCGTGCCTCTGGTCGCCGCCTCCATTCTTTGGCTATGGCTTCTCAATCCCCAATACGGCTTTATCAATCCGACTTTGCGCGACACTTTCGGTGTTATCGCCCCAAACTGGCTACGCGACGAGAATTTTGCCTTGCTGGCGATCATCAGCCTCAGTGTCTGGCAGATTGGCCACACGATGATGATCTTCCTCGCGGGACTGCAGGAAATACCGAGGGAACTCTACGAGGCCGCGGAACTCGATGGCGCAAGCGCTTTTCAAAAGACACGGTTCGTGACCCTGTCGATGCTGACGCCGACAATTTACTTCAATCTCATCATCGGTATCATCAATTCGTTTCAAGCCTTCGCGGCCGTCTTCATTCTCACGCGCGGAGGCCCGGCAAACGAGACCATGGTCTACATCATGTATCTCTACCGGCGCGGTATCGAATATCTTGAGATGGGCTATGCCTCGACAATGGCGTTGGTGCTCGTCGCAATCATCCTGTCGCTCACCATCCTGATCATGAAAACCTCCGACAAGTGGGTGAACTATGACCGCGTCTGA
- the eda gene encoding bifunctional 4-hydroxy-2-oxoglutarate aldolase/2-dehydro-3-deoxy-phosphogluconate aldolase, with protein MNRFLAARLAEARVMPIVSVGGEAEAIALVDDLVEAGAAAIEILFRHPRAADVLHHCRTRHRHILLAAGTIMDTELGRRAAEAGADFMISPGLTPSLAAFAATTSLPLIPGAQTPSEVMLAAEHGFQVLKFYPAEPNDAAAILKDYANVFPSIYFIPTGGIGEPSLAKYGALPNVLAVGGSWTHGRRLPGSERPAEVANALRRARSLLGAGPDIVAPAP; from the coding sequence ATGAACCGCTTTTTGGCAGCGCGCCTTGCCGAGGCACGGGTGATGCCCATCGTTTCCGTGGGAGGGGAGGCCGAGGCGATCGCTCTCGTCGACGATCTCGTGGAAGCCGGCGCGGCGGCGATCGAGATCTTGTTTCGGCATCCCCGGGCAGCAGATGTATTGCATCATTGCCGAACAAGGCACCGGCATATCCTGCTTGCGGCGGGCACCATCATGGATACGGAGCTGGGCCGGCGGGCGGCTGAGGCGGGCGCCGACTTCATGATCAGCCCCGGGCTCACGCCATCCCTCGCGGCATTCGCGGCCACGACGTCTCTTCCGCTGATACCCGGTGCGCAGACGCCAAGCGAAGTAATGCTCGCGGCGGAGCATGGTTTTCAGGTGCTCAAGTTCTATCCGGCTGAGCCCAACGATGCCGCCGCTATTCTGAAAGACTATGCCAATGTTTTCCCAAGTATTTACTTCATACCGACTGGCGGAATAGGTGAGCCTTCGTTGGCGAAATACGGCGCGTTGCCCAATGTCCTGGCTGTCGGTGGCAGCTGGACGCACGGCCGCCGCCTCCCCGGCAGCGAACGCCCGGCGGAGGTCGCCAACGCGCTCCGCCGGGCGAGGTCGCTGCTGGGGGCCGGGCCGGACATCGTCGCGCCGGCGCCTTGA
- a CDS encoding carbohydrate ABC transporter permease, whose product MTASEQWWSERRRYIALFGLSAVWLMPVVLLVATSLKTQAQLYDPTRILPSPIAWENYWTVLVEAFPFARYVMNSLIVSVLSVIGDVLSSAFIAYGFAQLRFPGRRILFLIMLSTMMFPFAVRMIPLFLIFKEMGWINTYLPLIIPSYLGTHAFFIFLLHQFFLGIPKAPLESARIDGANELQIWWMVVLPLSKPALAVVAILAFEQSWGDFLSPLLYINDTSKYTLPLGLYSLITGDDVASQWHLVMAGTVTMILPVIIIFALAQRFFVRGITMSGMKG is encoded by the coding sequence ATGACCGCGTCTGAGCAATGGTGGTCGGAGCGGCGACGTTACATCGCCCTGTTCGGGCTGAGCGCGGTCTGGCTCATGCCTGTCGTCCTGCTCGTGGCCACTTCCCTTAAAACGCAAGCTCAGCTCTATGATCCAACACGCATTCTTCCTAGTCCGATAGCTTGGGAGAATTACTGGACGGTTCTAGTCGAGGCATTCCCGTTCGCCCGCTACGTGATGAACAGTCTGATCGTATCTGTTCTGTCCGTTATCGGTGACGTATTGTCCAGCGCGTTCATCGCCTACGGATTCGCGCAGCTGAGGTTTCCGGGCCGTCGGATTTTGTTTCTTATCATGCTGTCGACGATGATGTTCCCCTTTGCGGTGAGGATGATCCCGCTCTTCCTCATTTTCAAGGAGATGGGGTGGATCAATACTTATCTACCGCTGATCATTCCATCTTACCTGGGAACCCACGCGTTCTTCATCTTTCTCCTCCACCAGTTCTTTCTCGGCATTCCAAAGGCGCCGCTTGAATCCGCGCGCATCGACGGGGCCAACGAATTGCAGATCTGGTGGATGGTCGTCCTGCCTTTGTCGAAACCGGCACTCGCCGTGGTGGCGATCCTGGCGTTTGAGCAGAGCTGGGGCGATTTCCTTTCGCCATTGCTCTATATCAACGACACCTCCAAATATACATTGCCGCTGGGACTTTACAGCCTGATCACCGGCGATGATGTCGCCAGCCAGTGGCATCTTGTGATGGCCGGCACGGTCACTATGATCCTGCCCGTCATCATCATCTTCGCGTTGGCGCAGCGCTTCTTTGTGCGTGGCATCACCATGTCCGGGATGAAGGGCTAG
- a CDS encoding ABC transporter substrate-binding protein, translating into MPKSRKKFGVLSAAAAAMGLAVTMTQAYAAEKIVFWNNWDGSRAPQLRSVLDQFEKQNPGYTVENVTLSSDTTAQRMLTAVASGDVPDLYMTQANDFPKWAGLGAFRPLDDLVARDGLKLDEIFFSGGIEGSRYGDKLIQFPFKVPTSLMIWYNKDLFKKAGLDPDNPPKTWKELEDAAIKTTVRDGAVISQLGLNICLNCATGSGSENAFIEWLSRNGGEVLTADAKDVAFGSPEGLDTLKWMQGFSNRTAGSWQNAVRQFGSTFKDQRPSFYMGKMAMIMDGPFLYNIMAKDAPQMLDKVGVFVAPINGDNKDATQRYLAYGTPGYAIPAKAKHPEGAWKLLKFIAAGEGACQFFTMQQRVDTPLRNCKVDVPPQFVAAFKANGDLVQSRQAPSSFQQIHVRLQQMQEAVLLGKETPEAALKAAATDVKAILARTN; encoded by the coding sequence GCCGCAACTCCGCTCGGTGCTCGACCAGTTCGAGAAGCAGAATCCGGGCTACACCGTCGAAAATGTCACTTTAAGTAGTGACACAACGGCGCAGCGCATGCTGACTGCTGTGGCCTCCGGCGATGTGCCGGACCTCTACATGACCCAAGCGAATGATTTTCCGAAATGGGCCGGTCTCGGTGCTTTCAGGCCGTTGGATGACCTCGTCGCGCGTGACGGATTAAAACTTGATGAGATCTTCTTTTCCGGTGGCATCGAGGGGTCCCGCTATGGCGACAAACTCATTCAGTTCCCCTTCAAGGTGCCGACGTCGCTGATGATCTGGTACAATAAGGACTTGTTCAAGAAAGCAGGCCTTGATCCCGATAATCCGCCCAAGACCTGGAAGGAATTGGAAGACGCCGCGATAAAGACCACCGTCCGTGATGGGGCTGTCATCTCGCAGCTCGGCCTGAATATCTGCTTGAACTGCGCCACCGGAAGCGGATCCGAGAATGCGTTTATTGAATGGCTATCGCGTAACGGCGGGGAAGTGTTGACGGCTGACGCCAAGGATGTCGCCTTTGGCTCCCCCGAGGGGCTGGACACCTTGAAGTGGATGCAGGGTTTCTCTAATCGCACGGCAGGCAGCTGGCAGAACGCGGTGCGTCAATTCGGTTCCACGTTCAAGGACCAACGGCCCAGCTTCTACATGGGCAAGATGGCCATGATTATGGATGGACCGTTCCTGTATAATATCATGGCGAAGGACGCGCCGCAGATGCTGGACAAGGTGGGCGTTTTTGTCGCGCCCATCAACGGCGACAACAAGGATGCAACGCAGCGCTATCTGGCCTATGGCACGCCCGGTTATGCCATTCCCGCGAAAGCCAAGCATCCCGAGGGGGCATGGAAACTGTTGAAATTCATTGCAGCCGGGGAGGGCGCGTGTCAGTTTTTTACAATGCAGCAGCGCGTGGATACGCCGCTGCGTAACTGTAAGGTTGACGTCCCACCCCAATTCGTCGCGGCATTCAAGGCTAATGGCGACCTCGTGCAATCCCGCCAGGCGCCCAGCTCCTTCCAACAGATCCACGTCAGGCTTCAGCAAATGCAGGAAGCCGTTCTTCTGGGCAAAGAAACGCCCGAGGCCGCTCTAAAGGCAGCAGCCACTGACGTAAAGGCTATCCTCGCCCGCACCAACTAA
- a CDS encoding SDR family oxidoreductase, producing the protein MTASQTSPAPRNVLVTGGSDGIGLASAMAFSGTGHRVAIAGRDAQKLAAALAHLSKTCFAIVMDAAEPCSIEAGVDQLAARSFTVDILVNNAGLMGNSAPIGQGLDRELRRSMEANFFGPALLCGRLVPSMQSRGWGRVVNVASSAGLFAPPRQLPYSTSKAALIALTRGLAVELARDGVTVNAVAPGPVATPRYLREKGEAAVAARARSVPSGRLAKPDEIAAAILFLADEKSSHITGQTLSLDGGEAAAGPYTAFSMPS; encoded by the coding sequence ATGACGGCCTCTCAGACGTCCCCCGCACCCCGTAACGTCTTGGTGACCGGCGGCAGCGATGGCATCGGCCTCGCCTCGGCTATGGCCTTCAGCGGCACGGGCCACCGTGTGGCTATTGCCGGCCGCGATGCGCAAAAGTTGGCGGCGGCGCTGGCTCATCTTTCGAAGACTTGCTTCGCCATTGTCATGGACGCCGCCGAGCCGTGTTCGATCGAAGCGGGCGTCGACCAACTGGCGGCACGGTCTTTCACTGTCGACATTCTGGTCAACAACGCGGGGCTGATGGGCAATTCCGCGCCCATTGGCCAAGGGCTGGACCGGGAGCTGAGGCGGAGCATGGAAGCCAATTTCTTCGGCCCGGCCTTGCTGTGCGGCCGGCTCGTGCCGTCCATGCAATCCCGGGGGTGGGGTAGGGTGGTCAATGTTGCCTCCTCCGCAGGCCTGTTCGCGCCGCCACGCCAACTTCCCTATTCGACGTCCAAGGCGGCTCTCATAGCCTTGACGCGGGGACTTGCAGTGGAATTGGCCCGTGATGGCGTGACCGTGAATGCTGTCGCTCCCGGGCCGGTGGCGACCCCGCGCTACCTCCGCGAGAAGGGGGAGGCGGCTGTCGCGGCCCGGGCACGCTCCGTGCCATCCGGGCGCTTGGCGAAACCGGATGAGATCGCTGCGGCGATCCTGTTCCTCGCGGACGAGAAATCATCTCACATCACCGGCCAAACCCTTTCCCTGGACGGTGGGGAGGCCGCGGCGGGTCCTTATACCGCTTTCTCCATGCCATCGTGA
- a CDS encoding helix-turn-helix transcriptional regulator codes for MARTEQQCDTGYFSKKIHEQSYFGQRSVTKKNMLIIAARIGPASAPIREAMLSKGVNTAARLERTTRPFALIASPARKFVQSTSGELSVAAIECDRWSESSRGDRLHKMILVVRGQIDVEGEAGGWLVVPNHMIFIPADRAFNLRTSDGMRAHVAFLAPDDHPWHHHGCWVTQANPLVHELLTLMLSLSDRAPDTAMTLRQLFRTLSHLCQEWFSNPKMLWLPVARSDEMRALIGYISTHLSDVTVASACAACHLAPRTMQRLSQEEFSFGLKSLIIEVRMMRAMELLAQDNMPIEAVAQSVGYASVSSFTTAFTNRAGHSPGEYRQRNRTALQSCGI; via the coding sequence ATGGCCCGAACTGAACAACAATGCGATACTGGCTATTTTTCAAAAAAAATACACGAACAATCTTATTTTGGCCAGCGTTCTGTGACAAAGAAAAATATGCTGATAATAGCTGCTCGCATTGGCCCTGCGTCAGCGCCAATCAGGGAGGCTATGCTGTCGAAAGGCGTCAACACAGCCGCGAGACTTGAACGGACGACCCGGCCGTTCGCGCTCATTGCAAGTCCGGCGCGCAAATTCGTGCAGAGCACCTCCGGCGAGCTTTCCGTCGCCGCTATTGAATGCGACAGGTGGAGTGAATCCTCGCGCGGCGACCGCCTTCACAAAATGATCCTCGTCGTGCGTGGACAGATCGACGTCGAGGGAGAAGCGGGAGGCTGGCTCGTCGTCCCCAATCACATGATCTTCATTCCCGCCGACCGTGCCTTTAATCTGCGCACCTCGGATGGCATGCGCGCGCATGTGGCGTTTCTCGCGCCGGACGATCACCCCTGGCATCATCACGGCTGCTGGGTCACTCAGGCCAACCCGCTGGTTCATGAACTGCTCACGCTCATGCTGAGCCTGTCGGATCGGGCTCCTGACACCGCCATGACCCTGCGCCAGTTGTTCAGGACCCTCTCGCATCTTTGCCAGGAATGGTTCTCCAATCCCAAGATGCTTTGGCTACCCGTCGCCAGATCCGACGAAATGCGCGCGCTCATCGGCTACATCAGCACGCATCTGTCCGACGTAACCGTGGCTTCCGCCTGTGCCGCCTGTCATCTGGCACCGCGAACGATGCAGCGCCTTTCGCAGGAAGAATTTTCATTTGGATTGAAGTCGCTGATCATCGAAGTTCGAATGATGCGCGCGATGGAGCTCCTGGCTCAGGACAACATGCCGATCGAGGCGGTCGCCCAGAGCGTCGGCTATGCGAGCGTAAGTTCATTCACAACGGCCTTCACCAACCGCGCCGGCCATTCGCCCGGCGAATACCGGCAACGTAACCGTACGGCGCTACAATCCTGCGGGATCTAG
- a CDS encoding Gfo/Idh/MocA family oxidoreductase, with product MTMTDGISARPLRVGLLGTGGVASKYASLYGEYPRSQLVAVHDPFDPGLGALAERFGARIANSTDALINSDIEAVIISTPNQFHLAQASAALKAGRHVLLQKPMTVTLGEAETLAAIARESGKTLALYMNSLDNPIFRDLKRMIDEGVLGEVGSINCKLANGMGHAWRNRPANFWRASRSAVGGGSFAMLACHYLNLTQWLLGQPIVRTAAVGKNLMCDHIEGDDIMSAIVEFADGAMGVIESAWCVKGEQMSVHGSSGSIAYIDNSVISLKAESPFAGEAIHYDKPGTRIVIEGLSAPAMGDWQNPYNQHRCFVDAMLDHRPVVMPADKGVQDMRVLAAAYRSAASGKHEAVFMEPRA from the coding sequence ATGACGATGACTGACGGGATATCCGCAAGACCATTGCGGGTTGGACTGCTGGGCACAGGCGGCGTCGCCTCGAAATATGCGTCCCTCTATGGCGAATATCCGCGCAGCCAGCTTGTCGCGGTTCATGATCCTTTCGATCCCGGACTGGGCGCGTTGGCTGAACGTTTCGGAGCGAGGATTGCCAACAGCACCGACGCGCTGATCAACAGCGATATTGAAGCCGTGATCATATCCACCCCAAACCAGTTCCACCTCGCGCAGGCCTCCGCCGCGCTCAAGGCGGGGCGGCATGTTCTGCTGCAGAAGCCGATGACTGTGACCCTGGGCGAGGCGGAAACACTCGCCGCGATCGCACGGGAGAGCGGAAAGACCTTGGCGCTTTATATGAATTCGCTCGACAACCCGATCTTTCGCGACCTTAAGCGGATGATCGATGAGGGCGTACTGGGCGAGGTCGGCTCCATCAACTGCAAGCTCGCGAACGGCATGGGCCATGCCTGGCGCAACCGCCCGGCCAATTTTTGGCGGGCATCACGATCGGCGGTTGGGGGCGGCTCCTTTGCCATGCTGGCATGCCACTATCTCAATCTCACCCAGTGGCTTCTGGGGCAGCCAATCGTGCGGACCGCCGCTGTGGGTAAGAACTTGATGTGCGATCACATCGAGGGCGACGACATCATGTCGGCTATCGTCGAGTTCGCCGATGGCGCGATGGGCGTGATCGAATCAGCCTGGTGCGTCAAAGGCGAGCAGATGTCCGTGCATGGCAGTTCCGGATCGATCGCCTATATCGACAATTCCGTTATTTCGCTGAAAGCTGAGAGCCCCTTCGCGGGTGAGGCTATTCATTATGATAAGCCCGGCACGCGCATTGTCATTGAGGGGCTGTCGGCGCCCGCTATGGGCGACTGGCAGAACCCGTACAATCAGCATCGTTGTTTTGTTGACGCGATGCTCGACCACCGGCCAGTCGTGATGCCTGCGGACAAGGGTGTGCAGGACATGCGGGTTCTCGCCGCCGCCTACCGGTCCGCCGCGAGCGGCAAGCACGAAGCGGTGTTCATGGAGCCTCGGGCATGA
- a CDS encoding FAD-dependent oxidoreductase, with protein sequence MQYSRNLEVSASPDVLVCGAGCAGTVAAIAAAREGASVLLVERFGFSGGYVTGVIGASFDGFVDLRSGLPVVGGIVSDFAGMATGGGGNVMNRAFSPSNELREMSETPDRSKIRFNIEGFKRQADRLFKESGARVLYYTKVVDVIRKGSRVEGVVIANKAGLSVITPKMVVDASGDADAAAYAGADFDISEEMQPMSLHFRIGNVHIDRDTRDQCSAVLKEAHRKGDLLLYGGPWIGRLEADTEVYFNACRAAGSGIDPVDLTRAEVQGRIDAALMFDLFKRHVPAFRDAYLSSTGPFAGVRETRRIVGDSTLTAEDIDQQRSQEDVIALGCWYRDRHPKGASGYHMHEVVRPYDISYGTLLPRGIDNMIVAGRCHSADSSALASSRVTVTAMAMGEAAGTAAAMACAGHTTTRGLRVSDLQRRLLGNGAIILDRAEQVLSVGDAMEDVPVSAVR encoded by the coding sequence ATGCAGTATTCCAGAAATCTAGAGGTATCGGCCAGTCCAGATGTCCTTGTTTGCGGTGCCGGCTGTGCGGGTACTGTCGCGGCGATCGCGGCGGCTCGTGAAGGCGCATCTGTTCTGCTTGTGGAGCGATTCGGCTTTTCGGGCGGATACGTTACGGGCGTGATCGGCGCGTCGTTTGACGGGTTCGTGGATCTACGCAGTGGCCTGCCGGTTGTTGGCGGCATCGTCTCCGATTTCGCGGGAATGGCGACGGGCGGTGGAGGGAATGTCATGAACCGGGCCTTCAGCCCGAGTAACGAACTGCGCGAGATGAGCGAGACGCCAGACAGGAGCAAGATCCGTTTCAATATCGAGGGCTTCAAGCGCCAGGCAGACCGGCTGTTCAAGGAAAGCGGCGCGAGAGTTCTGTATTACACCAAAGTTGTCGATGTCATCCGTAAGGGAAGCCGTGTCGAGGGCGTCGTCATCGCCAACAAGGCTGGTCTGAGTGTCATCACGCCGAAGATGGTCGTGGATGCCTCCGGAGATGCGGACGCTGCGGCCTATGCGGGTGCCGACTTTGACATCAGCGAGGAAATGCAGCCTATGAGCCTGCATTTCCGTATCGGCAACGTACATATTGATCGCGATACACGCGATCAATGCAGCGCGGTGCTGAAGGAGGCGCACCGAAAGGGCGATCTTCTGCTCTATGGCGGTCCCTGGATCGGCCGGCTTGAGGCGGATACCGAAGTCTATTTCAACGCGTGCCGCGCGGCTGGCAGCGGTATCGATCCCGTCGACTTGACCCGGGCGGAAGTTCAAGGCCGCATCGACGCGGCGTTGATGTTCGATCTCTTCAAACGCCATGTGCCGGCCTTTCGGGACGCCTACCTTTCCAGCACCGGGCCGTTCGCCGGCGTACGCGAGACACGGCGTATCGTCGGGGACAGCACATTGACCGCCGAGGACATCGATCAGCAACGCAGCCAGGAAGACGTGATAGCCTTGGGGTGCTGGTATCGGGACCGCCATCCCAAGGGGGCTTCCGGCTACCACATGCATGAGGTCGTACGTCCCTACGATATCAGCTACGGGACACTTCTGCCGCGGGGCATCGACAACATGATCGTTGCCGGGCGTTGCCATTCAGCTGACAGTTCCGCGCTGGCTTCCAGCCGCGTCACGGTTACGGCGATGGCCATGGGCGAAGCTGCCGGTACGGCCGCCGCCATGGCGTGCGCGGGCCACACCACGACGCGTGGGCTCAGGGTCAGCGACCTGCAGAGACGCCTTCTTGGCAATGGCGCGATCATCCTCGACCGCGCCGAGCAGGTGCTTTCAGTTGGCGACGCCATGGAAGACGTGCCGGTCTCCGCGGTTCGCTGA
- the uxuA gene encoding mannonate dehydratase, producing MKATWRWFGPSDPVTLADARQAGAAGIVSSLHHIPDGEAWSEDEVQRHAETIGAAGFRWDVVESIPVSNEIKVRGPDRRRHIDNYKTSIASVGAAGIGVVCYNFIPVIDWARTDLRYPLPSGLALRFDLADFAACDLFLLRRKNAAAAYDAPMLAEAERRFRAMSPERRAALEATVFAPLPGGTVAYSSQEFAATFARYEDINEDDYRETLLEFLREVVPVAEEHGVRLCIHPDDPPINLFGLPRIAGSIAQLRRIVSGVRSPSNGVTFCVGSLGVRSENDLPAMVRELGPDIHFAHLRNVMRESDTVFHEAEHLGGSSDMAAVVFALRREELRRKIEGRRDDQIPFRPDHGHLMLDDVAKADTRPGYSAIGRLKGLAELRGVISGFDLAVEQGLRV from the coding sequence ATGAAAGCAACTTGGCGATGGTTTGGCCCATCCGATCCGGTCACGCTTGCCGATGCACGGCAGGCGGGGGCCGCTGGTATCGTCTCGTCGCTGCACCATATTCCCGATGGTGAAGCTTGGTCCGAGGACGAGGTTCAACGTCACGCTGAAACCATTGGTGCAGCTGGATTCAGATGGGACGTTGTCGAAAGTATTCCAGTCAGCAACGAGATCAAGGTTCGCGGACCGGATCGCCGTCGGCACATCGATAACTACAAGACCAGTATTGCGTCGGTCGGTGCTGCCGGCATCGGGGTTGTCTGCTACAATTTTATTCCTGTCATCGACTGGGCGCGGACCGATTTACGCTATCCACTGCCTAGCGGCCTGGCGCTGCGGTTCGACCTGGCGGATTTCGCTGCATGTGATCTGTTCCTCCTCCGGCGCAAGAACGCTGCCGCGGCCTACGACGCGCCGATGTTGGCGGAAGCCGAGCGGCGCTTCAGGGCCATGTCCCCCGAGCGCCGCGCCGCGCTCGAGGCGACGGTCTTCGCCCCCTTGCCGGGCGGCACGGTTGCTTATTCCAGCCAAGAGTTCGCCGCGACTTTCGCGCGTTATGAAGATATCAATGAGGACGACTACCGCGAGACCTTGCTCGAATTCCTGCGCGAGGTCGTGCCGGTTGCTGAGGAACATGGAGTTCGGCTTTGTATCCACCCGGACGATCCGCCGATCAACCTTTTTGGCTTGCCCCGGATCGCGGGTTCGATCGCTCAACTGCGGCGCATCGTATCCGGAGTGAGATCACCATCCAATGGCGTGACATTCTGCGTCGGATCACTGGGCGTGCGAAGTGAGAACGATCTGCCCGCGATGGTTCGGGAACTCGGTCCCGACATCCACTTCGCGCATCTGCGGAACGTGATGCGCGAGTCGGATACCGTTTTCCACGAGGCGGAACATCTGGGCGGTAGCAGCGACATGGCGGCGGTTGTCTTTGCCTTGCGGCGCGAAGAGCTGCGGCGCAAGATCGAAGGGCGCCGTGACGATCAGATTCCGTTTCGACCTGACCACGGCCACCTCATGCTGGACGATGTCGCGAAAGCGGATACGCGCCCCGGCTACTCGGCGATCGGACGCTTGAAGGGGCTCGCGGAACTGCGCGGGGTCATCAGCGGCTTCGATCTCGCGGTCGAGCAAGGCCTGCGGGTTTGA
- a CDS encoding PfkB family carbohydrate kinase, translating into MTIDAPPLLCVGALTCDLMVHVGRLPTMPGKYLAHSGGLVAAGMATSAATAIVRLGHACALWASTGTDPVGDFLVAEVAREGISTTHIRRVAGTASALASITLDDRGERIVVPYYAPDLLTAPVTSPFAFSDFRGVLADVRWPAAAALALDAARLRGHPAILDLDVGPREALAMLLPRASHVVASLDGASILSSATSTQEAVAALAALTDATVIVTGGSSGLSWCLSDKTVNSMPAFAVDAVDTNAAGDIFHGAFAVAMAEAMPLENALRFASAAAAIKCTRYGGRAGAPARHEVVRFLAERSR; encoded by the coding sequence ATGACGATCGATGCGCCTCCGCTGCTGTGCGTCGGTGCGCTGACATGTGACCTGATGGTTCACGTCGGCCGGCTTCCCACAATGCCTGGGAAGTATCTTGCCCACAGCGGCGGTCTTGTGGCAGCCGGCATGGCGACGAGCGCCGCGACGGCGATCGTCAGGCTCGGTCATGCATGTGCCTTATGGGCGTCGACCGGGACAGATCCAGTCGGCGATTTTCTTGTCGCCGAGGTGGCGCGGGAGGGGATCAGCACCACCCACATACGCCGCGTTGCGGGTACCGCATCAGCTTTGGCGTCGATTACATTGGATGATCGGGGCGAGCGTATCGTCGTCCCGTACTATGCACCGGATCTCCTGACCGCGCCGGTCACCTCCCCGTTCGCTTTTTCCGATTTCCGCGGCGTGCTCGCTGATGTTCGCTGGCCCGCCGCGGCGGCTTTGGCACTGGACGCGGCGCGCCTGCGCGGACATCCGGCCATCCTTGATCTGGACGTCGGTCCGCGCGAGGCGCTCGCCATGCTTCTCCCACGGGCCTCGCACGTCGTGGCCTCGCTGGACGGCGCATCGATCCTGTCGTCAGCAACCTCGACCCAGGAAGCTGTCGCGGCCCTGGCGGCGCTGACCGACGCGACCGTCATTGTGACAGGCGGCTCGAGCGGGCTTAGCTGGTGTCTCTCGGACAAGACCGTGAATTCGATGCCCGCATTCGCCGTCGATGCGGTCGACACCAACGCGGCTGGTGACATCTTCCACGGCGCTTTCGCCGTGGCGATGGCGGAAGCCATGCCGCTTGAAAACGCGCTGCGCTTCGCAAGCGCCGCGGCGGCGATCAAATGCACGCGCTACGGCGGGCGGGCCGGCGCTCCGGCGCGCCACGAGGTGGTACGTTTTCTTGCGGAGAGGTCGCGATGA